The following are encoded together in the Streptomyces sp. NBC_00358 genome:
- a CDS encoding globin domain-containing protein, giving the protein MDAPTTTSADRGTSGANGGGGWFTPHKEPLATGDDQGPSDGRRLAAMRPVGRSAAPQGQPGQAVPDQAVSRHGAPEPAGQGSPVQERISPVDEAPMTLRETASVPHGTPSPQTRGLGAAPSETRPYEAALPGIWSAEPVLPEPVRLEPVPSEKRFLPPAPSELRQSEPEPAHEAVRPRSDPGPTGFGSLRPSQASAPEHVSPGPHHRPSRPDARPEPLVTGRQDAPAPQASPDAVLIRRTMTEVGPIADKVTSYFYALLFVRHPELRSLFPAAMDTQRDRLLKALLTAAEHIDNTEVLVAYLQNLGRGHRKYGTRPEHFPAVGECLIGSLGRYASAVWDAETEAAWVRTYTTISQVMIDAAAADELRAPAWWFAEVVSHDLRTPDVAVITVRPDQPYPFLAGQYTSLETPWWPRIWRHYSFASAPRSDGLLTFHVKAVPAGWVSNALVHRARPGDFIRLGPPTGSMTVDHTTENGLLCLGGGTGIAPIKALVEDVAEHGERRPVEVFYGARTDHDLYDIDTMLRLQQSHPWLAVRPVVDRRAHLQLPDAVREYGPWNEYDAYLSGPPGMIRSGVDALRDLGIPSDRIRHDSVEELVVTGD; this is encoded by the coding sequence ATGGACGCTCCGACCACCACGTCGGCCGACAGGGGCACTTCAGGTGCCAACGGCGGAGGCGGCTGGTTCACGCCCCACAAGGAGCCGCTTGCTACCGGCGATGACCAGGGACCGTCGGACGGCCGTCGACTGGCTGCGATGCGCCCGGTGGGCCGGTCGGCCGCGCCACAGGGGCAACCCGGGCAAGCCGTCCCCGATCAGGCGGTCTCCCGACACGGAGCACCCGAGCCGGCCGGGCAGGGATCACCGGTGCAGGAACGAATATCCCCGGTCGACGAAGCACCCATGACCCTCCGTGAGACGGCATCGGTACCCCACGGGACACCTTCCCCCCAGACGCGAGGTCTCGGGGCAGCACCATCGGAGACGCGCCCGTACGAGGCCGCACTTCCTGGAATCTGGTCTGCCGAGCCCGTCCTGCCGGAGCCCGTCCGGCTCGAGCCGGTACCGTCCGAGAAGCGTTTTCTTCCGCCGGCACCGTCCGAGTTACGGCAGTCCGAGCCGGAGCCGGCCCACGAAGCCGTACGACCTCGATCGGACCCCGGGCCCACTGGGTTCGGCTCTCTGCGGCCCTCTCAGGCGTCCGCACCCGAGCACGTGTCCCCGGGGCCCCATCACCGCCCTTCTCGGCCTGACGCCCGCCCCGAGCCCCTTGTGACGGGTCGACAGGACGCCCCCGCCCCCCAGGCGTCCCCCGACGCGGTGCTGATCCGCCGGACCATGACCGAGGTCGGACCCATCGCCGACAAGGTCACCTCCTACTTCTACGCACTGCTCTTCGTGCGCCATCCGGAACTGCGGTCGCTGTTCCCCGCCGCGATGGACACCCAGCGGGACCGGTTGCTCAAGGCCTTGCTGACCGCGGCCGAGCACATCGACAACACCGAGGTCCTCGTCGCTTATCTGCAGAACCTCGGGCGGGGACACCGCAAGTACGGAACCCGGCCCGAGCACTTCCCGGCCGTCGGTGAGTGCCTCATCGGCTCGCTCGGCCGCTACGCCTCGGCGGTCTGGGACGCCGAGACGGAGGCGGCCTGGGTGCGCACGTACACGACCATCTCCCAGGTCATGATCGACGCGGCCGCCGCCGACGAGCTGCGCGCTCCGGCCTGGTGGTTCGCCGAAGTGGTGTCCCACGACCTGAGGACGCCGGACGTCGCGGTCATCACGGTCCGGCCCGACCAGCCGTACCCGTTCCTCGCCGGGCAGTACACGAGCCTGGAGACACCGTGGTGGCCGCGGATCTGGCGGCACTACTCCTTCGCCTCGGCGCCTCGCTCGGACGGGTTGCTGACCTTCCACGTGAAGGCGGTTCCGGCCGGCTGGGTATCCAACGCGCTGGTGCACCGCGCCCGGCCCGGCGACTTCATCCGGCTCGGTCCACCGACCGGCTCGATGACCGTCGACCACACCACCGAAAACGGCCTGCTCTGTCTGGGCGGCGGCACGGGCATCGCACCCATCAAGGCCCTGGTCGAGGACGTCGCCGAACACGGGGAACGCCGACCCGTGGAGGTCTTCTACGGTGCGCGCACCGATCACGACCTCTACGACATCGACACCATGCTGCGGCTCCAGCAGAGCCACCCCTGGCTCGCGGTACGGCCCGTCGTCGACCGGCGGGCCCATCTGCAGCTGCCGGACGCCGTGCGCGAGTACGGGCCGTGGAACGAGTACGACGCCTATCTCTCGGGGCCGCCCGGAATGATCCGCAGCGGTGTCGACGCACTCAGGGACCTGGGCATCCCGTCCGACCGCATCCGCCACGACTCGGTGGAGGAACTCGTGGTGACCGGCGACTGA
- a CDS encoding NUDIX hydrolase, whose amino-acid sequence MTVRPVVKRTARAVLLDGDDLILIKRTKPGVDPYWLTPGGGVEPEDTTVVEALHREVHEELGAKIIDVVPCFVDTVEHIGDDGGATGVKVQHFFVCRLESMDPALRHGPEVDEPCGEYEIVRVPFTRVGIASVHLVPLSLRHYLDGNIEGVRAMHAPDLG is encoded by the coding sequence ATGACCGTCCGACCCGTGGTCAAGCGCACCGCACGTGCCGTCCTGCTCGATGGCGACGACCTGATCTTGATCAAGCGCACCAAGCCCGGCGTCGATCCCTACTGGCTCACACCGGGTGGCGGGGTCGAACCGGAGGACACGACTGTCGTCGAAGCACTCCACCGTGAGGTGCACGAGGAACTCGGCGCGAAGATCATCGATGTGGTGCCCTGCTTCGTCGACACGGTCGAGCACATCGGCGACGACGGTGGCGCGACCGGCGTGAAGGTCCAGCACTTCTTCGTCTGCAGGCTGGAGTCGATGGATCCCGCCCTGCGGCACGGTCCCGAGGTGGACGAGCCGTGCGGTGAGTACGAGATCGTCCGTGTCCCGTTCACCCGGGTCGGGATCGCCTCGGTCCACCTCGTGCCGCTTTCGCTGAGGCACTATCTCGACGGGAACATCGAGGGCGTACGGGCCATGCACGCACCCGACCTGGGCTGA
- a CDS encoding LysR family transcriptional regulator: protein MDLALLRTFVTVHRAGSFTRAAALLGLSQPAVTSQIRTLERQLGRPLFLRQARGVTPTTIGDELAHKAAPHLDALVEIAETGLDEDSSVRTLHLAGPPEFTAERALPALTELTGDDGLGFALRASFGNAEETLEGLAAGHHDLAMTTAQPRGALLTATPLCDEEHVLVAAPRWAAEIGPGKLRRKGAHALEDFPIVEVHESLPLVARYWASVFDCRPAASGTVVVPDLRAVLACASAGAGLAVLPKYLCSDAIERGDVVALLDPAVPPLRTYFLVVRTGTLAMPHIARAHEWLLRAAADWT from the coding sequence ATGGACTTGGCCTTGCTGCGCACGTTTGTGACTGTGCACCGGGCCGGTTCCTTCACTCGTGCCGCCGCGCTGCTCGGCCTGTCCCAGCCGGCCGTCACCTCGCAGATCCGCACACTGGAGCGCCAGTTGGGGCGGCCCCTGTTCCTGCGCCAGGCGCGCGGGGTGACTCCCACGACCATCGGCGACGAGCTCGCCCACAAGGCGGCGCCGCATCTCGACGCCTTGGTGGAGATCGCCGAGACCGGTCTCGACGAGGATTCCTCCGTTCGCACCCTGCATCTCGCGGGTCCGCCGGAGTTCACCGCGGAGCGCGCGTTGCCCGCTCTCACGGAACTGACCGGCGACGACGGCCTGGGCTTCGCGCTGCGTGCCTCCTTCGGCAACGCGGAGGAGACGCTGGAGGGGCTCGCCGCCGGACATCATGATCTGGCCATGACGACGGCCCAACCACGCGGTGCGCTTCTCACCGCGACTCCGCTCTGCGACGAAGAGCATGTACTGGTCGCCGCTCCTCGCTGGGCCGCCGAGATCGGTCCGGGCAAGCTCCGCCGTAAGGGCGCTCACGCGCTGGAGGACTTCCCCATCGTCGAGGTCCACGAGTCGTTGCCGCTCGTCGCCCGCTACTGGGCCTCGGTCTTCGACTGCCGCCCGGCCGCCTCCGGCACGGTTGTCGTCCCGGATCTGCGGGCGGTGCTCGCCTGCGCCTCGGCCGGCGCCGGTCTCGCCGTTCTGCCCAAGTACCTCTGCTCCGATGCCATCGAACGCGGAGATGTCGTGGCACTCCTGGATCCGGCGGTGCCCCCGCTGCGTACGTACTTCCTTGTCGTCCGCACCGGGACGCTGGCGATGCCGCACATCGCCCGAGCGCACGAATGGCTGCTGCGGGCGGCCGCCGACTGGACCTGA
- a CDS encoding cystathionine gamma-lyase, with product MTSGDFVTASGDGTDPAGESEGTRATVPGDGTRAVRAGLPEPVKYEPTLPGPVFAAHFHLPGEPTGPYTYGRDENPTWTLLERAIGELEAPGRESVETLSFPSGMAAISAVLFSQLRAGDIVVLPDDGYQVLPLVREQLTAYGIEVRTAPTAGDAQLEVLDGAKLLWIETPSNPGLDVCDLRRLVTAAHAQGTLVAVDNTLATPLGQRPLELGADFSVASGTKMLTGHGDILLGYVTGRDADVMAPVRRWRKVVGAIPGPMEAWLAHRSLATLQLRADRQTATARTIAEVLRDRPEVTGLRYPGLPDDPSYKIASQQMRRFGCVVSFTLPTRAHAERFLDALRLVDDATSFGGVRSTAERRGRWGGDAVPEGFIRFSAGAEDPEDLVADVLRALDASAE from the coding sequence ATGACGTCAGGGGATTTCGTCACGGCGAGCGGCGACGGCACGGACCCGGCGGGAGAGAGCGAGGGCACGCGCGCGACGGTGCCGGGCGACGGCACACGGGCGGTGCGTGCCGGGCTTCCCGAACCCGTCAAGTACGAGCCGACCCTTCCCGGCCCGGTCTTCGCGGCACACTTCCATCTGCCCGGTGAACCCACGGGACCGTACACCTACGGCCGCGACGAGAACCCGACCTGGACGCTCCTGGAGCGCGCCATCGGCGAGTTGGAGGCGCCCGGGCGGGAGTCCGTCGAGACGCTCTCCTTCCCCTCGGGCATGGCCGCCATCTCCGCGGTGCTCTTCTCGCAACTGCGGGCCGGCGACATCGTCGTCCTGCCCGACGACGGCTACCAGGTGCTGCCGCTGGTACGGGAGCAGTTGACGGCGTACGGCATCGAGGTGCGCACCGCCCCCACCGCCGGCGATGCCCAGTTGGAGGTGCTCGACGGCGCGAAGCTGCTGTGGATCGAGACGCCGTCCAACCCGGGGCTCGACGTCTGCGACCTGCGGCGCCTCGTCACGGCGGCACACGCGCAGGGCACGCTCGTGGCCGTCGACAACACCCTGGCCACCCCGCTCGGACAGCGCCCGCTGGAGCTGGGCGCCGACTTCTCCGTGGCGAGCGGCACCAAGATGCTGACCGGGCACGGCGACATCCTTCTGGGGTACGTCACCGGACGGGACGCGGACGTGATGGCTCCCGTACGGCGTTGGCGCAAGGTGGTCGGCGCCATCCCCGGCCCCATGGAGGCGTGGCTGGCCCACCGCTCCCTCGCCACGCTCCAACTTCGCGCCGACCGGCAGACCGCCACCGCGAGGACGATCGCCGAGGTCCTGCGGGACCGGCCCGAGGTGACTGGGCTCCGCTACCCAGGACTGCCCGACGACCCCTCGTACAAGATCGCCTCCCAGCAGATGCGCCGCTTCGGATGCGTGGTCTCCTTCACCCTGCCCACGCGCGCGCATGCCGAGCGCTTCCTCGACGCGCTGCGCCTGGTCGACGACGCCACCAGCTTCGGCGGGGTCCGGTCCACGGCCGAACGGCGCGGGCGGTGGGGCGGCGACGCGGTCCCGGAAGGCTTCATCCGCTTCTCGGCCGGTGCCGAAGATCCCGAGGACCTGGTGGCGGACGTACTGCGGGCCCTCGACGCATCCGCGGAGTGA
- a CDS encoding low molecular weight protein-tyrosine-phosphatase gives MTYRVCFVCTGNICRSPMAESVFRAHVAEAGLGELVEVDSAGTDGWHEGDGADERTVAVLEAAGYESDHAARRFQASWFSRLDLVIALDTGHLKALRRLATSAEDAGKVRLLRSYDPAAGADLDVPDPYYGHMDGFEECLEMVEAASPGLLAAVRERVEGRAV, from the coding sequence ATGACCTACCGCGTCTGTTTCGTCTGCACCGGCAACATCTGCCGCTCGCCGATGGCCGAATCCGTGTTCCGCGCCCACGTGGCGGAAGCCGGGCTCGGTGAGCTGGTCGAGGTCGACAGCGCGGGCACGGACGGCTGGCACGAGGGCGACGGCGCCGACGAGCGCACCGTCGCCGTGCTGGAGGCGGCAGGCTACGAGAGCGACCACGCGGCCCGGCGGTTCCAGGCCTCGTGGTTCTCCCGTCTCGATCTCGTGATCGCCCTCGACACCGGCCACCTCAAGGCCCTGCGCCGCCTCGCGACGAGCGCCGAGGACGCCGGGAAGGTCCGGCTGCTGCGCTCGTACGACCCCGCCGCGGGCGCCGACCTGGACGTCCCCGATCCGTATTACGGACATATGGACGGCTTCGAGGAATGTCTTGAGATGGTGGAGGCAGCGAGCCCCGGTCTGCTCGCGGCGGTACGAGAGCGAGTGGAGGGACGAGCGGTATGA
- a CDS encoding phage holin family protein → MKNFVVKTLANAGALAVAVWLLDKITLTGDSTGKKIGTLLLVALVFGLVNFLVKPVVKVLTFPLFVLTLGLVTLVVNALMLLLTSWLADKLDLSFHVEGFWTAVLGGLIISVVSWALNVVLPDGDDD, encoded by the coding sequence ATGAAGAATTTCGTAGTCAAGACGCTCGCCAACGCGGGGGCCCTGGCCGTCGCCGTCTGGCTGCTCGACAAGATCACCCTGACGGGCGACAGCACGGGCAAGAAGATAGGCACGCTCCTCCTCGTCGCACTGGTCTTCGGACTGGTGAACTTCCTCGTCAAGCCGGTCGTGAAGGTACTGACGTTCCCGCTCTTCGTCCTCACACTCGGCCTGGTCACCCTCGTGGTGAACGCCTTGATGCTGCTGCTCACCTCCTGGCTCGCCGACAAGCTCGACCTGAGCTTCCACGTGGAGGGCTTCTGGACCGCCGTCCTGGGTGGCCTGATCATCTCCGTCGTCTCCTGGGCGCTCAATGTCGTCCTGCCCGACGGCGACGACGACTGA
- a CDS encoding cupin domain-containing protein, translated as MKAFRLDELEAERAANDGAYLQFLRERNMSVGLYALDAGGLDPQKPHAQDEVYFVVSGRASITVGLETTQVARGSVVYVPAGVAHKFHHITEDLRVLVVFSPPES; from the coding sequence ATGAAGGCATTCCGGCTGGACGAACTGGAGGCGGAACGCGCCGCCAACGACGGTGCCTACCTGCAGTTCCTGCGTGAGCGGAACATGTCGGTCGGGCTGTACGCGCTCGACGCGGGCGGCCTCGATCCGCAGAAGCCGCACGCTCAGGACGAGGTGTACTTCGTGGTCAGCGGGCGGGCGTCGATCACGGTCGGCCTGGAGACCACCCAGGTGGCACGGGGCAGCGTCGTCTACGTACCCGCGGGGGTCGCCCACAAGTTCCACCACATCACGGAGGATCTGCGGGTCCTGGTGGTGTTCTCTCCGCCGGAGAGCTGA
- a CDS encoding DUF5326 family protein: protein MREIFNGMPWWVKWVAVPVIALVVFGSLIASIVGFVIGLLFKLLVFVALVGGLIYIVRKFMSSSRSDW from the coding sequence ATGCGAGAGATCTTCAACGGTATGCCGTGGTGGGTGAAGTGGGTCGCGGTGCCGGTCATCGCCCTGGTGGTGTTCGGCAGCCTGATAGCGAGCATCGTGGGCTTCGTCATCGGCCTGCTCTTCAAGCTGCTCGTCTTCGTCGCGCTGGTGGGTGGCCTCATCTACATCGTGCGGAAGTTCATGTCCTCCTCGCGCAGCGACTGGTGA
- a CDS encoding IclR family transcriptional regulator, translating to MRLLEAVASREQGAPAKQLAREAGLALPTAYHLLRTLVHEGYLRRDRGLFFLGEATERLSSSGAQQKRRSTVRDTLAHWCDTLGAPVYYAVYRAGEIEIMCVADTPANPAVEEWADFRETGHAHAIGQCLLSQLDDKSRRDHLDRYPVQPITPYTVRDKDRLLRRLERTGRMEPVIERQEYALGTVCAAIPITAGSSAAAVAISLPSRQVDRLQPAARQLQSEVGRLLGTLAISISI from the coding sequence ATGCGTCTGCTGGAGGCCGTCGCCTCGCGTGAGCAGGGCGCCCCCGCCAAACAGCTCGCCCGGGAGGCGGGACTCGCGTTGCCGACCGCGTACCACCTGCTGCGCACCCTGGTGCACGAGGGCTATCTGCGCCGTGACCGGGGGCTGTTCTTCCTCGGTGAGGCGACCGAGCGGCTGAGCAGCAGCGGAGCCCAGCAGAAACGTCGCAGCACAGTGCGGGACACCCTCGCGCACTGGTGCGACACGCTGGGCGCGCCTGTGTACTACGCGGTCTACCGCGCGGGCGAGATCGAGATCATGTGCGTCGCCGACACCCCGGCGAACCCGGCGGTCGAGGAGTGGGCCGACTTCCGTGAGACCGGGCACGCCCACGCCATCGGCCAGTGTCTGCTGTCCCAGCTGGACGACAAGTCCCGGCGCGACCACCTCGATCGCTACCCCGTACAGCCGATCACTCCCTACACGGTGCGTGACAAGGACCGTCTGCTGAGGCGCCTGGAACGGACAGGGCGGATGGAACCGGTGATCGAGCGGCAGGAGTACGCCCTGGGCACGGTCTGCGCCGCCATCCCGATCACCGCGGGCAGTTCGGCCGCGGCCGTGGCCATTTCCCTTCCTTCCCGCCAGGTGGACCGACTGCAGCCCGCGGCACGGCAGTTGCAGAGCGAAGTCGGCAGGCTGCTAGGAACACTCGCCATCTCTATCAGTATCTGA
- a CDS encoding SsgA family sporulation/cell division regulator — MRESVQAEVMMSFLVSEELSFRIPVELRYETCDPYAVRLTFHLPGDAPVTWVFGRELLIDGVGRPCGDGDVHIAPADPEAFGEVLIRLQVGGDHALFRSGAAPLIAFLDRTDKLVPLGQERSLAGFDTSLDEALDRILAEEQSAG; from the coding sequence ATGCGCGAGTCGGTGCAGGCAGAGGTCATGATGAGCTTCCTCGTGTCCGAGGAGCTGTCCTTCCGTATTCCGGTCGAGCTGCGATACGAGACCTGCGATCCGTACGCCGTGCGGTTGACCTTCCACTTGCCCGGTGACGCCCCGGTGACCTGGGTGTTCGGGCGGGAGCTGCTCATCGACGGCGTGGGCAGGCCGTGCGGTGACGGCGATGTGCACATCGCTCCGGCCGACCCGGAAGCGTTCGGCGAGGTGCTGATCCGGCTTCAGGTCGGCGGCGATCACGCACTGTTCCGGTCCGGGGCCGCGCCGCTCATCGCGTTTCTCGACCGTACGGACAAGCTGGTGCCGCTCGGGCAGGAACGCTCCCTCGCCGGTTTCGACACCTCGCTCGACGAAGCGCTCGACCGGATCCTCGCGGAGGAGCAGAGCGCGGGCTGA
- a CDS encoding YibE/F family protein, with protein MTTTEQHPFPSSEPPRRPGSDDGRGHGYGNASGHGHGTDGDPGRGPNGDRHGHGGGPGPGPAGEHGEGSSVGHGHSHSHGPAAPVSKHLRKVIAAVLIPFAAAVAVGLVVLWPGGAPSHERTGVGFDRQTQQATVTRIDQVDCKSVNASAEAPTGGSSAAQGSTAQKRAAGECKKATVRLDTGKDKGRTFTEIVQPDQSRQLHQSEKVVVAYEPSAPKDLQYSVTDANRKLPLTLLAGIFAVVVVAIGRMRGVMALIALAISFMILNFFILPAVLQGSNPLLVAVVGSSAIMLIALYMCHGLSARTSVAVVGTLLSLVLIGLLGSVFIDWAVLTGNTDDSTGLIHGLYPSIDMSGLLLAGVIIGSLGVLDDVTVTQTSAVWELHEANPTMGWRDLYRAGIRIGRDHIASVVNTLVLAYAGAALPLLLLFSIAQSSVGTVANSELVAEEIVRTLVGSIGLVAAVPVTTALAALVVAADREGTATVPAAPAAVRTPARSGKGHRRKH; from the coding sequence GTGACAACGACCGAGCAGCACCCGTTTCCGTCGTCCGAGCCGCCGCGCCGTCCGGGCTCCGACGACGGCCGTGGGCACGGCTACGGCAACGCGTCTGGGCACGGGCATGGGACCGATGGTGATCCCGGTCGCGGGCCGAACGGTGACCGCCACGGTCACGGTGGCGGGCCTGGGCCAGGTCCCGCCGGTGAACACGGCGAGGGTTCGAGCGTCGGACACGGGCACTCGCACAGCCACGGTCCCGCCGCACCGGTCTCCAAGCATCTGCGCAAGGTCATCGCCGCGGTGCTGATCCCCTTCGCGGCCGCGGTCGCCGTGGGTCTCGTGGTGCTGTGGCCCGGCGGCGCTCCCTCCCATGAGCGCACCGGCGTCGGCTTCGACCGGCAGACCCAGCAAGCGACAGTCACCAGGATCGACCAGGTGGACTGCAAGTCCGTGAACGCCTCCGCGGAGGCCCCGACGGGTGGCAGCTCCGCCGCCCAGGGCTCCACCGCACAGAAGCGGGCGGCAGGTGAATGCAAGAAGGCGACGGTCCGACTCGACACCGGCAAGGACAAGGGCCGCACGTTCACCGAGATCGTTCAGCCGGATCAGTCACGGCAGTTGCACCAGAGCGAGAAGGTCGTCGTCGCGTACGAACCCTCAGCCCCGAAGGACCTCCAGTACTCGGTGACGGACGCGAACCGGAAGCTGCCCCTGACGCTGCTCGCCGGGATCTTCGCCGTGGTCGTCGTGGCGATCGGCCGGATGCGCGGCGTCATGGCCCTGATCGCCCTGGCCATCAGCTTCATGATCCTGAACTTCTTCATCCTGCCCGCGGTCCTGCAGGGCTCGAACCCCTTGCTCGTGGCCGTGGTCGGGTCCAGTGCGATCATGCTGATCGCGCTCTACATGTGTCATGGCCTGTCGGCCCGGACGTCCGTGGCGGTGGTCGGCACCCTGCTCTCGCTGGTGCTGATCGGCCTCCTCGGCTCGGTCTTCATCGACTGGGCCGTACTGACCGGCAACACGGACGACAGCACCGGCCTGATCCACGGCCTCTACCCGTCCATCGACATGAGCGGTCTGCTGCTGGCCGGAGTCATCATCGGCTCGCTCGGTGTCCTCGACGATGTGACGGTGACGCAGACATCCGCGGTCTGGGAACTGCACGAGGCGAACCCCACGATGGGCTGGCGTGACCTGTACCGCGCGGGCATCCGTATCGGCCGCGACCACATCGCGTCGGTCGTCAACACGCTCGTCCTGGCCTATGCGGGTGCCGCGCTGCCGTTGCTGCTGCTTTTCTCGATCGCGCAGAGCAGCGTGGGCACGGTAGCCAACAGCGAGCTGGTCGCCGAGGAGATCGTGCGCACCCTCGTCGGATCGATCGGCCTGGTCGCCGCCGTGCCGGTGACGACCGCGCTGGCCGCCCTGGTGGTCGCCGCCGACCGGGAAGGGACCGCGACCGTCCCCGCGGCGCCCGCGGCCGTCCGGACGCCGGCGCGGAGCGGGAAGGGACATCGCCGCAAGCACTGA
- the thiC gene encoding phosphomethylpyrimidine synthase ThiC gives MTDKDVHTPASSQADGVSSPSLNGEAGKTIGWHKAYVRGTRPDLRVPVRQVHLTNGQSVTLYDTSGPYTDPGIDTDVRRGLAPLREGWIIARGDTAEYAGRPVRPEDDGIKHTSPRGGLRNLDAVFPGRPRQPRRGRDGRAVTQLAYARNGEITPEMEFVALRENVEPEVVREEIAAGRAVLPVNVNHPEIEPMIIGKRFLVKVNANIGNSAVTSSIEEEVEKMTWATRWGADTVMDLSTGRNIHTTREWVLRNSPVPIGTVPLYQALEKVDGRAEELTWEIYKDTVVEQAEQGVDYMTVHAGVRLAYVPLTANRKTGIVSRGGSIMAAWCLAHHKESFLYENFEELCEILAAYDVTYSLGDGLRPGSIADANDSAQFAELRTLGELNTIAKRFQVQTMIEGPGHVPMHKIKENIDLQQEICDEAPFYTLGPLTTDVAPAYDHITSGIGAAMIAWWGTAMLCYVTPKEHLGLPDRDDVKTGVITYKIAAHAADLAKGHPGAQDWDDALSDARFEFRWEDQFNLALDPDTAREFHDETLPAEPAKTAHFCSMCGPKFCSMKISQSINERFGGGAADGASAAEISEGMLQKSREFAEAGNRVYLPLAD, from the coding sequence ATGACCGACAAGGACGTACACACGCCTGCCTCCAGTCAGGCGGACGGGGTCTCATCCCCGTCCCTGAACGGCGAGGCGGGGAAGACCATCGGCTGGCACAAGGCGTATGTGCGGGGCACACGCCCCGACCTGCGGGTGCCGGTTCGTCAGGTGCACCTCACCAACGGGCAGTCCGTGACGCTGTACGACACCTCCGGCCCGTACACCGATCCGGGCATCGACACCGATGTGCGCAGGGGCCTGGCTCCGCTGCGCGAGGGCTGGATCATCGCTCGCGGAGACACCGCGGAGTACGCGGGCCGTCCCGTCCGTCCGGAGGACGACGGGATCAAGCACACATCCCCTCGTGGAGGACTGCGCAACCTCGACGCGGTCTTCCCCGGTCGGCCGCGCCAGCCACGCCGAGGGCGTGACGGCCGGGCGGTCACCCAGCTCGCGTACGCGCGAAATGGCGAGATCACACCCGAGATGGAGTTCGTGGCGCTCCGCGAGAACGTCGAACCCGAGGTCGTGCGCGAGGAGATCGCCGCGGGTCGCGCGGTGCTGCCCGTGAACGTCAACCACCCCGAGATCGAGCCGATGATCATCGGCAAGCGTTTCCTGGTGAAGGTCAACGCCAACATCGGCAATTCCGCGGTCACTTCCTCCATCGAGGAAGAGGTCGAGAAGATGACCTGGGCGACCCGCTGGGGCGCCGACACGGTCATGGACCTGTCGACCGGCCGCAACATCCACACCACGCGCGAGTGGGTGCTGCGCAACTCCCCCGTCCCCATCGGCACGGTGCCGCTCTATCAGGCGCTGGAGAAGGTCGACGGCCGTGCCGAGGAGCTGACCTGGGAGATCTACAAGGACACGGTCGTCGAGCAGGCCGAGCAGGGCGTCGACTACATGACGGTCCACGCGGGCGTGCGCCTGGCGTACGTGCCGCTCACCGCGAACCGCAAGACCGGCATCGTCTCGCGGGGCGGCTCGATCATGGCGGCCTGGTGCCTCGCGCATCACAAGGAGTCGTTCCTGTACGAGAACTTTGAGGAGCTCTGCGAGATTCTCGCCGCGTACGACGTCACCTACTCCCTCGGCGACGGTCTGCGGCCCGGCTCCATCGCGGACGCCAACGACTCCGCGCAGTTCGCGGAGTTGAGGACTCTCGGGGAACTCAACACGATCGCGAAGCGTTTTCAGGTACAGACGATGATCGAAGGCCCGGGACATGTCCCGATGCACAAGATCAAGGAGAACATCGACCTTCAGCAGGAGATCTGTGATGAAGCTCCGTTCTATACGCTCGGCCCGCTGACGACGGACGTCGCGCCGGCGTACGACCACATCACGTCCGGCATCGGTGCCGCGATGATCGCCTGGTGGGGCACGGCCATGCTCTGCTATGTCACGCCCAAGGAGCACTTGGGCCTGCCCGATCGTGACGACGTCAAGACCGGCGTCATCACCTACAAGATCGCCGCCCACGCAGCCGACCTCGCCAAGGGACACCCAGGTGCACAGGACTGGGACGACGCGCTCTCCGACGCCCGCTTCGAGTTCCGGTGGGAGGACCAGTTCAACCTGGCTCTCGATCCGGATACCGCACGGGAGTTCCACGACGAGACGCTGCCTGCCGAGCCCGCCAAGACGGCCCATTTCTGCTCCATGTGCGGTCCGAAGTTCTGCTCGATGAAGATCAGCCAGAGCATCAACGAGCGGTTCGGCGGGGGTGCGGCGGACGGCGCCTCCGCGGCGGAGATCTCCGAGGGCATGCTTCAGAAGTCGAGGGAGTTCGCGGAGGCGGGCAACCGCGTCTATCTGCCGCTGGCCGACTGA